Proteins encoded together in one Ictidomys tridecemlineatus isolate mIctTri1 chromosome 3, mIctTri1.hap1, whole genome shotgun sequence window:
- the Lyrm9 gene encoding LYR motif-containing protein 9 → MAPLPGAELIQKPRQLYRYLLRCCRQLPTKGIQEHYKHAVRQSFRVHSDEDNPERIQQIIKRAIEDADWIMNKYKKQN, encoded by the exons ATGGCCCCGCTACCTGGGGCAGAGCTGATCCAGAAGCCACGACAGCTCTACCGATACTTGCTGCGTTGTTGCCGGCAGCTGCCAACCAAGGGCATCCAAGAGCATTACAAACATGCTGTCAGGCAG AGTTTCCGAGTTCATTCAGATGAAGACAACCCTGAGAGAATCCAGCAGATTATTAAAAGAGCCATTGAAGATGCTGACTGGATCATGAACAAA tataaaaaacaaaactga